In the Syngnathus scovelli strain Florida chromosome 16, RoL_Ssco_1.2, whole genome shotgun sequence genome, one interval contains:
- the swsap1 gene encoding ATPase SWSAP1, with product MADVLMHMFTKFMSQTDVRVTPPAPAQCSVLLVGEQNLGRSVLLLAAITAASQMNMRVVFFSQTQIQSLPVTLQKCVPTPSPESLKKIKFCYPRTLEELLQQVAGLHESTNTFPSPPSLIIIDRLEDFLCGPAGDSDRECHPSEQSCAAHLSALLCDSAAFLTGLLEQQTSNPGPCRVIASYAKPKEQSGEVSDQVLNALDRYFQVRCTLDKDRSYKAAAAGLQELWHIYFSGTGITFDPCTKDTEVRPSSAQEWQLLMHPDGLMEFQLA from the exons ATGGCTGATGTGTTAATGCATATGTTCACAAAATTCATGTCACAGACAGACGTCAGGGTGACTCCTCCAGCACCGGCACAATGCAGCGTCCTATTAGTTGGAGAACAAAATCTCGGACGTTCTGTGTTGCTTCTGGCAGCTATTACAGCTGCCTCTCAGATGAACATGAGGGTGGTATTCTTCTCCCAAACGCAAATCCAAAGCCTTCCTGTGACCTTGCAGAAATGTGTTCCAACTCCAAGCCCGGAGAGTCTAAAG AAAATCAAATTCTGCTATCCGAGGACATTGGAGGAGTTGCTTCAGCAAGTGGCAGGTCTTCATGAGTCCACCAACACATTCCCCAGCCCTCCATCACTGATCATCATAGACAGACTGGAGGACTTTTTGTGTGGACCTGCAGGTGACAGCGACAGAGAGTGTCACCCCAGCGAGCAGTCCTGCGCCGCACATCTCTCAGCGTTGTTGTGTGACTCTGCCGCTTTTCTCACTGGCCTCCTTGAGCAGCAGACATCAAACCCTGGGCCCTGTCGCGTCATTGCCTCTTATGCTAAGCCAAAAGAGCAAAGTGGAGAAGTGTCGGATCAAGTTCTTAATGCTCTTGACCGCTACTTTCAGGTACGATGTACTCTGGATAAAGACAGAAGCTACAAAGCTGCAGCAGCGGGGCTCCAGGAGTTGTGGCACATTTACTTTTCTGGAACCGGGATCACCTTTGACCCTTGTACCAAAGACACTGAGGTCAGGCCAAGTTCAGCACAGGAATGGCAGCTGTTGATGCATCCTGATGGTTTAATGGAGTTTCAGTTAGCTTGA
- the epor gene encoding erythropoietin receptor isoform X1, whose product MTCDHLRRLLALSSIVCGMRVSSGNPGTRGFQKKVSLLLQEEPETPKCFAENKRDFDCFWEEDEERAGSVDQYSFTYTFETIGVSNRKENGSKCPLSAHLTPTGKMLYMCHLNRTLMFVPMHIEIQRDGSLIHNRSLNVELSFLLDPPTNVTVSTTGQEGQLNVTWIPPIRYWDDSLMYEVSYAMADSHVMQVEVVGASSRLILRSLQPSTMYKVRVRAKLDGMSYGGYWSLWSDPVFMETPPAEFNLLIVFLILTMSFILMVLSFTVLMSNRRFLRKKIWPTIPTPDGKFQGLFTDYGGDFHEWLKDTNGSSWSTPALFYTEEYPTSLEVLSELSLNPPLAPPPLPPKMSNAPTWQSTEEDIQRGLDFALRKMPHNHWLENLRVQNQRAFPCSQSSLLESQDTYVTLTGNNYSPDDNTHGESLPLEALLAFKKTMSEVH is encoded by the exons TCTCACTCTTGCTGCAAGAGGAGCCAGAAACCCCCAAATGCTTTGCAGAAAACAAAAGAGACTTTGACTGCTTCTGGGAAGAAGATGAAGAGCGAGCTGGTTCTGTGGATCAATATTCCTTTACGTACACTTTCGA AACTATTGGGGTCTCCAACAGAAAGGAAAACGGtagcaaatgtccgctgtcggcCCACCTCACTCCGACGGGAAAGATGCTGTACATGTGCCACCTGAATAGAACTTTGATGTTTGTTCCAATGCACATTGAAATTCAGCGAGATGGAAGTCTCATCCACAATCGCAGCCTCAACGTTGAGCTATCTT TTCTGCTGGACCCTCCCACGAACGTGACCGTGAGTACCACAGGTCAAGAGGGTCAGCTGAATGTCACCTGGATACCTCCTATAAGATACTGGGATGATAGCTTGATGTACGAGGTCTCCTATGCAATGGCCGATAGTCATGTGATGCAG GTAGAGGTAGTAGGAGCCAGCTCCAGGTTGATCTTAAGGAGCCTACAGCCAAGCACTATGTACAAGGTGCGGGTTCGGGCAAAACTGGATGGAATGAGCTATGGTGGCTACTGGAGTTTGTGGAGTGATCCAGTGTTCATGGAGACCCCACCTGCAG AATTCAACCTCCTCATTGTCTTCCTAATCCTCACCATGTCTTTTATTCTAATGGTGCTGTCTTTCACTGTGCTCATGTCCAATCGCAG GTTTCTGAGAAAGAAAATTTGGCCAACTATTCCAACTCCTGATGGCAAATTTCAAGGGCTCTTTACTGATTACGGTGGAGACTTTCAC GAGTGGTTGAAGGATACGAATGGATCCTCGTGGTCGACCCCGGCATTGTTTTACACCGAGGAATACCCCACTTCCCTGGAGGTTCTCTCAGAGCTCAGCCTGAACCCCCCATTAGCACCTCCACCTCTCCCACCAAAAATGTCCAATGCTCCCACATGGCAAAGCACAGAAGAGGATATACAAAGAGGTCTGGATTTTGCTCTGAGAAAAATGCCACATAATCACTGGCTTGAAAACTTAAGGGTCCAGAACCAGCGGGCTTTTCCTTGCTCCCAGTCGTCTCTGCTGGAGTCTCAGGATACTTACgtcaccctcactgggaacaactACAGCCCAGATGATAACACTCATGGGGAGTCTTTGCCACTAGAGGCGCTGTTGGCCTTTAAAAAGACAATGTCTGAAGTTCACTGA